One stretch of Argiope bruennichi chromosome 3, qqArgBrue1.1, whole genome shotgun sequence DNA includes these proteins:
- the LOC129964244 gene encoding uncharacterized protein LOC129964244, which yields MGSSKKSPFSGHRTVQSFVKNNSYHDSFFVIKRVSELNETFNSVSPFLVQKAFAATIGDVTSIRKMRSGDLLVEVNSKKQAQQIMKLKALADIRITVSPHLSLNYSKGVITCGELFNVLLEEIAKELKPQGVTNVQQISIRRNEQILPTKHYILTFHSRNIPEFIYAGYIKLPVRHFIPNPLRCFHCQRFGHSKANCRGTLTCARCAEKGHDSQQCSAPEKCANCDSSHASFSRTCERWQLEKRIITTKVIENISYPEARRKVLSQTPKPGISYAAVVQKPFCENCSCSNCTKSNLKTKPNPKISDSESENSTISIPETNEIETHKIKSKSYKSLKLKLSKRGLSAKDLNTKFKKSNLRSSVALGLANQGVVHKDLTSIFGGASKSSELISLHPSEGEDEELKMSCDASQPPPIVPNSLPATRIS from the coding sequence ATGGGCTCTTccaagaaatctcccttcagtgggcatcgcaCAGTCcaatcttttgtaaaaaataattcatatcatgATTCTTTCTTTGTCATCAAGCGTGTTTCTgagttaaatgaaacttttaattctgTATCTCCTTTTCTTGTACAGAAGGCGTTTGCAGCAACAATAGGGGACGTCACTTCAATCCGTAAAATGCGTTCGGGTGACTTGCTTGTTGAAGTAAATTCTAAAAAGCAAGcccaacaaataatgaaattgaaagcttTGGCTGATATCCGAATTACTGTAAGTCCGcacttatctttaaattattctaaaggtGTTATAACTTGTGGGGAATTGTTTAATGTTCTCCTTGAAGAAATAGCAAAAGAATTAAAACCCCAAGGAGTGACCAATGTACAACAAATCTCAATCCGGCGGAACGAACAAATACTTCCCACCAAACATTACATACTAACTTTCCATAGCCGAAATATACCAGAATTTATATATGCCGGCTACATAAAATTACCTGTTAGACATTTTATTCCAAACCCATTACGGTGTTTTCATTGCCAGCGTTTTGGTCACTCGAAAGCCaactgccgcgggacactcacttgcgcccgctgtgctgaGAAAGGCCACGATAGTCAGCAGTGTAGCGCACCCGAAAAATGCGCAAACTGCGATAGCAGTCATGCATCATTCTCTCGAACTTGTGAACGTTGGCAACTGGAAAAACGGATAATAACAACTAAAGTAATAGAAAACATATCCTATCCAGAAGCCAGGCGAAAGGTTTTGTCCCAAACACCTAAACCTGGTATAAGTTATGCAGCTGTTGTACAAAAACCATTCTGTGAAAACTGTTCATGCTCTAACTGTACAAAAAGCAATCTAAAAACAAAACCGAACCCTAAAATTTCAGATTCTGAATCAGAAAATTCTACAATAAGTATTCCTGAAACTAATGAAATTGAAACGcacaaaataaaatccaaatccTACAAATCCCTGAAGCTAAAGCTTTCAAAACGTGGCCTGTCTGCAAaggatttaaatacaaaatttaaaaagtcaaatttgcGTTCATCTGTCGCACTGGGACTCGCAAACCAAGGTGTcgtccataaggacttaacgtccatttttggtggAGCATCCAAGAGTTCCGAATTAATCTCGCTTCATCCATCTGAGGGGGAGGATGAAGAACTGAAAATGAGTTGCGATGCCTCGCAACCTCCACCCATTGTCCCTAATTCTTTACCAGCAACAAgaatttcttaa